A window of Thermus filiformis genomic DNA:
GGACCCCCCTGGGCCCGGATGCGCCGGATCGTCTCCTGGCCGGAGAGGCCGGGCATGACCAGGTCGCACAGGACCAGGTCCACCCCCTCCAGGCTCCCGAGCCCCTCCTCCCCGCTTCGGGCCAGGCGGACCTCGTGGCCAGAGCGAGCCAGGACCTGCCGGATCAGGTGGGCCACCAGGGGCTCGTCCTCAATGACCAGGATCCGCGCCATATAGGGGTAGGATAACCCGGAAAAGGCTTCCTTGGCCCTCCTCGCTCTCCACCTCTATGCGCCCGCCGTGGGCCTGGACGATGTGGCGGGAGATGTAAAGCCCGAGCCCCGTCCCCGGGGCCCCCCTCGAGGCCTGGCTCTGGGCCCGGCGGTAGCGCTCAAAGAGCCGGGGAAGCTCCTCCTTGGGGATGCCGGGGCCGGTGTCCTGGACCTCTAGGACCAAGGCCTCCCCTTCTACCCTAGCCCGGAGCCAGACCGTACCCCCCTGGGGGGTGAACTTGAAGGCGTTGGAGAGGAGGTTCCCCACCACCTGGACGATCCGCTCCGGGTCCAGCTCCGCCAGGGGAAGGTCCTCCAGCTCCACCTTGAACTCAACCCCGGAAAGCCGGGCCACCCCCTGGAAGCTCCGGGCCAGGTCGGAAAGGACAGGGGTCAGGCGGACGGGCCGTCGGACCACCTCAAACCGGCCCGCCTCGAGGCGGGAGACGTCCAGGAGGTTGTCCACCATGTTCTTGAGCCGGAAGGCGCTTTCCAGGATGAGCTCCAAAGATTCCCTCGCCCCCTCCGGGACCTCCTCCCTCAGGAGCTCGGCCAGGCCCAGGATCACCGCTAAGGGGGTGCGGAGCTCGTGGGAGACGGCGGCGATGAACTCGCTCTTGACCCGCTCCGCCTCGAGGCGGAGGGTGATGTCCCGCAGGTTCACCACCACCCCCCCCACCCGGGGCTCCCCCAGGAGGTTCCGCCCCCAGGCCTCAAAGGGGACCGGGGTGCCGTCCACCCGGAGGACGCGAAAAGCGCCGGTGACGGTCTCCCCCTCGGAGGAAAGGAGCCTCCGCCAGAGCTCCTCGG
This region includes:
- a CDS encoding response regulator transcription factor; amino-acid sequence: MARILVIEDEPLVAHLIRQVLARSGHEVRLARSGEEGLGSLEGVDLVLCDLVMPGLSGQETIRRIRAQGGPPVVALSASVTPDKREGALAAGAVAFLGKPFGPQELLRLVEGALRREGSQAE